A stretch of Vigna angularis cultivar LongXiaoDou No.4 chromosome 4, ASM1680809v1, whole genome shotgun sequence DNA encodes these proteins:
- the LOC108321080 gene encoding plasma membrane-associated cation-binding protein 1, with amino-acid sequence MGYWKSKVLPKIKKVFEKNTSKKAAAAEATKSFDDSKEEYNKVFEEKKTELQTKVVEIYEASPTEIKSLVKERKEGGLKKNTTEVHKFLEELVKIDFPGSKAASEASSKFGPTLASSSVFFVFEKVSTFVVTEEKEEKGETKTEETSSTVVQEREIVVEEEKKEDEKAQVIETSGEKKVEEQPAEAAAKEEEKSTEAAEKEEAAKA; translated from the exons ATGGGCTATTGGAAGTCCAAGGTTCTTCCCAAGATCAAGAAGGTTTTCGAGAAGAATACCTCCAAGAAAGCTGCTGCTGCTGAGGCCACCAAGTCCTTCGATGACTCTAAG GAGGAATACAACAAAGtgtttgaagaaaagaagactgaACTTCAAACTAAAGTGGTTGAAATATATGAGGCTTCACCAACTGAAATCAAG AGTTTGGTTAAAGAACGCAAAGAAGGAGGGCTAAAGAAGAACACCACAGAAGTTCACAAGTTCCTAGAAGAGCTTGTTAAAATTG ATTTCCCTGGATCAAAGGCGGCATCTGAAGCATCTTCTAAGTTTGGACCAACCTTGGCTTCGAGTTCGGTTTTCTTTGTGTTTGAGAAGGTGTCAACTTTCGTTGTTacagaagagaaagaagagaagggTGAAACTAAAACAGAAGAAACAAGTAGTACTGTTGTCCAAGAGAGAGAGATAGTGGTTGAAGAGGAGAAAAAGGAAGATGAGAAAGCACAAGTAATAGAGACAAGTGGCGAGAAAAAGGTGGAAGAACAACCAGCTGAAGCTGCTGcaaaagaggaagagaaatcTACTGAAGCAGCTGAGAAAGAAGAAGCAGCAAAGGCTTGA
- the LOC108321043 gene encoding DNA replication licensing factor MCM6 isoform X2 — protein sequence MEAFGGFAVDEKAVTVENAFLDFLKSFKSSQRNEIQYEAEIEVMRVNESNTMFIDFSHVVKFSDLLQQTISDEYLRYEPYLRNACKRFVMELKPSVVSDDGPNKDINVAFYNIAVIKRLRELGTSEIGRLVSVTGVVTRTSEVRPELLQGTFKCLECGGVIKNVEQQFKYTEPTICTNATCSNRTRWVLLRQESKFADWQRVRMQETSKEIPAGSLPRSLDVILRHEIVEQARAGDTVIFTGTVVVIPDIMALASPGERSECRRDASQRKGPTAGNEGVGGLKALGVRDLSYRLAFIANSVQICDGRREIDIRNRKKDVDEDYQQFTTQELDEIQRMRNTPDFFNKLVESVAPTVFGHPDIKRAILLMLMSGVHKFTHEGINLRGDINVCVVGDPSCAKSQFLKYTSGIVPRSVYTSGKSSSAAGLTATVAKEPETGEFCIEAGALMLADNGICCIDEFDKMDIKDQVAIHEAMEQQTISITKAGIQATLNARTSILAAANPAGGRYDKSKPLKYNVALPPAILSRFDLVYVMIDDPDDQTDYHIAHHIVRVHQKREAALAPAFSTAELKRYIAYAKTLKPKLTSDARKLLVDSYVALRRGDTNPGSRVAYRMTVRQLEALIRLSEAIARCHLDNQVQPRHVRLAVKLLKTSIISVESSEIDLSEFQEENQNAGAAGGVGNENNGDANGAGGDGNDNRDSNDGNQADGSNSQGTRQADRNDGNPADGSKPQAKKLVISDEYFQRVTSALIMRLRQHEEAAMQGNGLAGMRQKDLIQWYVDQQNERNNYSSMEEVSTEISKIKAIIESLIRREGHLIVVDDGQEAAAEGGGAPRNNRILAVAPNYVVD from the exons ATGGAAGCGTTCGGTGGGTTCGCGGTGGACGAGAAAGCCGTTACGGTTGAGAACGCTTTTTTGGATTTTCTCAAAAG TTTCAAATCTAGCCAACGGAACGAGATTCAATACGAAGCGGAGATTGAAGTGATGAGAGTCAACGAATCCAACACTATGTTCATCGATTTCTCCCACGTCGTCAAATTCAGTGACCTCCTCCAGCAGACTATCTCCGATGAGTATTTGAG ATATGAACCTTATTTGAGGAACGCTTGTAAGAGATTTGTTATGGAACTCAAGCCGTCAGTTGTATCCGACGATGGCCCTAACAAGGACATCAACGTTGCTTTCTACAACATTGCAGTTATTAAGCG GTTAAGGGAATTGGGCACCTCGGAAATTGGGAGACTTGTATCCGTTACAGGAGTGGTGACGAGGACAAGTGAGGTTCGACCTGAACTTCTCCAAGGAACTTTCAAGTGCTTGGAATGCGGCGGTGTTATAAAGAATGTTGAACAGCAATTCAAGTATACCGAG CCAACAATCTGTACAAATGCCACCTGTAGCAATCGAACAAGGTGGGTATTGCTTCGCCAGGAGAGCAAGTTTGCTGATTGGCAGAGGGTCAGAATGCAGGAGACATCCAAAGAGATACCTGCGGGCTCTCTTCCTAGGTCATTGGATGTTATTCTTCGTCATGAGATCGTGGAACAGGCCAGGGCTGGTGACAC GGTGATTTTCACAGGTACAGTAGTTGTCATACCTGACATAATGGCATTAGCATCTCCTGGAGAGAGATCAGAGTGTCGTCGTGATGCTTCTCAACGCAAGGGTCCCACCGCTGGAAATGAAGGTGTCGGTGGCCTCAAGGCCCTGGGAGTTAGAGACCTCTCCTATCGTCTAGCGTTTATTGCTAACTCTGTTCAG ATTTGTGATGGAAGAAGAGAAATAGACATCAGGAATAGAAAGAAGGATGTCGATGAAGATTACCAACAGTTTACT ACGCAGGAACTGGATGAAATTCAACGAATGAGGAATACTCCTGATTTTTTCAACAAACTAGTTGAAAGCGTTGCTCCAACTGTTTTTGGTCATCCAGATATAAAGAGAGCTATCCTTCTTATGCTCATGAGTGGTGTTCACAAATTTACTCATGAAGGCATCAACCTCAGAGGAGACATAAATGTTTGCGTTGTTGGAGATCCCAGCTGTGCAAAATCTCAATTTCTTAA GTATACTTCAGGCATAGTGCCAAGATCTGTATATACATCTGGGAAATCCTCATCTGCTGCAGGCTTGACTGCAACTGTTGCGAAGGAACCAGAAACTGGGGAGTTTTGTATTGAG GCTGGTGCTTTGATGCTTGCTGACAATGGCATCTGCTGCATTGATGAATTCGACAAGATGGACATCAAAGATCAG GTTGCCATTCACGAGGCCATGGAACAGCAGACTATTAGTATCACAAAAGCTGGAATACAAGCAACACTTAATGCTCGTACGTCCATTCTTGCCGCTGCCAATCCTGCTGGGGGACGCTATGATAAATCTAAACCACTTAAG tACAATGTGGCCCTTCCACCGGCTATACTTTCGAGGTTCGATCTCGTATATGTTATGATTGATGATCCAGATGATCAGACAGATTATCACATTGCCCATCATATTGTGAGAGTTCATCAAAAGCGAGAAGCTGCTCTTGCTCCAGCATTCTCTACAGCAGAACTGAAGCGTTATATAGCGTATGCAAAAACTCTTAAACCAAAG CTCACGTCAGATGCCAGAAAACTACTGGTAGACTCTTATGTTGCGCTTCGTAGAGGTGATACAAATCCAGGGAGTAGAGTTGCTTATCGTATGACAGTTAGGCAGTTGGAAGCATTAATCAGGCTGTCAGAGGCCATCGCACGGTGTCATTTGGACAATCAG GTACAACCTCGCCATGTTCGTCTAGCAGTGAAACTGCTGAAAACTTCTATTATAAG TGTGGAGTCTAGTGAGATCGATCTGTCAGAgtttcaagaagaaaatcagAATGCCGGGGCAGCTGGTGGTGTTGGAAATGAAAATAATGGAGATGCTAATGGCGCAGGAGGTGATGGAAATGATAATAGAGATTCTAATGATG GAAATCAAGCAGATGGATCTAACTCCCAGGGAACGAGACAAGCTGACCGAAATGATG GAAATCCAGCGGATGGGTCTAAACCCCAAGCGAAAAAACTCGTTATAAGTGATGAATATTTCCAAAGAGTAACCAGCGCCCTTATCATGCGTCTTAGGCAGCATGAGGAGGCTGCTATGCAAG GAAATGGTTTGGCTGGAATGAGACAAAAAGATTTGATTCAATGGTACGTAGACCAACAAAACGAGAGAAATAACTACAGTTCGATGGAGGAAGTGTCAActgaaatttcaaaaattaaagcTATTATAGAG AGTTTAATTCGCAGAGAAGGTCATTTGATAGTGGTGGATGATGGGCAAGAGGCGGCTGCCGAAGGAGGAGGCGCACCTAGAAATAACCGAATTTTAGCGGTGGCTCCCAATTATGTCGTGGATTGA
- the LOC108321043 gene encoding DNA replication licensing factor MCM6 isoform X1 — protein MEAFGGFAVDEKAVTVENAFLDFLKSFKSSQRNEIQYEAEIEVMRVNESNTMFIDFSHVVKFSDLLQQTISDEYLRYEPYLRNACKRFVMELKPSVVSDDGPNKDINVAFYNIAVIKRLRELGTSEIGRLVSVTGVVTRTSEVRPELLQGTFKCLECGGVIKNVEQQFKYTEPTICTNATCSNRTRWVLLRQESKFADWQRVRMQETSKEIPAGSLPRSLDVILRHEIVEQARAGDTVIFTGTVVVIPDIMALASPGERSECRRDASQRKGPTAGNEGVGGLKALGVRDLSYRLAFIANSVQICDGRREIDIRNRKKDVDEDYQQFTTQELDEIQRMRNTPDFFNKLVESVAPTVFGHPDIKRAILLMLMSGVHKFTHEGINLRGDINVCVVGDPSCAKSQFLKYTSGIVPRSVYTSGKSSSAAGLTATVAKEPETGEFCIEAGALMLADNGICCIDEFDKMDIKDQVAIHEAMEQQTISITKAGIQATLNARTSILAAANPAGGRYDKSKPLKYNVALPPAILSRFDLVYVMIDDPDDQTDYHIAHHIVRVHQKREAALAPAFSTAELKRYIAYAKTLKPKLTSDARKLLVDSYVALRRGDTNPGSRVAYRMTVRQLEALIRLSEAIARCHLDNQVQPRHVRLAVKLLKTSIISVESSEIDLSEFQEENQNAGAAGGVGNENNGDANGAGGDGNDNRDSNDAGNQADGSNSQGTRQADRNDGNPADGSKPQAKKLVISDEYFQRVTSALIMRLRQHEEAAMQGNGLAGMRQKDLIQWYVDQQNERNNYSSMEEVSTEISKIKAIIESLIRREGHLIVVDDGQEAAAEGGGAPRNNRILAVAPNYVVD, from the exons ATGGAAGCGTTCGGTGGGTTCGCGGTGGACGAGAAAGCCGTTACGGTTGAGAACGCTTTTTTGGATTTTCTCAAAAG TTTCAAATCTAGCCAACGGAACGAGATTCAATACGAAGCGGAGATTGAAGTGATGAGAGTCAACGAATCCAACACTATGTTCATCGATTTCTCCCACGTCGTCAAATTCAGTGACCTCCTCCAGCAGACTATCTCCGATGAGTATTTGAG ATATGAACCTTATTTGAGGAACGCTTGTAAGAGATTTGTTATGGAACTCAAGCCGTCAGTTGTATCCGACGATGGCCCTAACAAGGACATCAACGTTGCTTTCTACAACATTGCAGTTATTAAGCG GTTAAGGGAATTGGGCACCTCGGAAATTGGGAGACTTGTATCCGTTACAGGAGTGGTGACGAGGACAAGTGAGGTTCGACCTGAACTTCTCCAAGGAACTTTCAAGTGCTTGGAATGCGGCGGTGTTATAAAGAATGTTGAACAGCAATTCAAGTATACCGAG CCAACAATCTGTACAAATGCCACCTGTAGCAATCGAACAAGGTGGGTATTGCTTCGCCAGGAGAGCAAGTTTGCTGATTGGCAGAGGGTCAGAATGCAGGAGACATCCAAAGAGATACCTGCGGGCTCTCTTCCTAGGTCATTGGATGTTATTCTTCGTCATGAGATCGTGGAACAGGCCAGGGCTGGTGACAC GGTGATTTTCACAGGTACAGTAGTTGTCATACCTGACATAATGGCATTAGCATCTCCTGGAGAGAGATCAGAGTGTCGTCGTGATGCTTCTCAACGCAAGGGTCCCACCGCTGGAAATGAAGGTGTCGGTGGCCTCAAGGCCCTGGGAGTTAGAGACCTCTCCTATCGTCTAGCGTTTATTGCTAACTCTGTTCAG ATTTGTGATGGAAGAAGAGAAATAGACATCAGGAATAGAAAGAAGGATGTCGATGAAGATTACCAACAGTTTACT ACGCAGGAACTGGATGAAATTCAACGAATGAGGAATACTCCTGATTTTTTCAACAAACTAGTTGAAAGCGTTGCTCCAACTGTTTTTGGTCATCCAGATATAAAGAGAGCTATCCTTCTTATGCTCATGAGTGGTGTTCACAAATTTACTCATGAAGGCATCAACCTCAGAGGAGACATAAATGTTTGCGTTGTTGGAGATCCCAGCTGTGCAAAATCTCAATTTCTTAA GTATACTTCAGGCATAGTGCCAAGATCTGTATATACATCTGGGAAATCCTCATCTGCTGCAGGCTTGACTGCAACTGTTGCGAAGGAACCAGAAACTGGGGAGTTTTGTATTGAG GCTGGTGCTTTGATGCTTGCTGACAATGGCATCTGCTGCATTGATGAATTCGACAAGATGGACATCAAAGATCAG GTTGCCATTCACGAGGCCATGGAACAGCAGACTATTAGTATCACAAAAGCTGGAATACAAGCAACACTTAATGCTCGTACGTCCATTCTTGCCGCTGCCAATCCTGCTGGGGGACGCTATGATAAATCTAAACCACTTAAG tACAATGTGGCCCTTCCACCGGCTATACTTTCGAGGTTCGATCTCGTATATGTTATGATTGATGATCCAGATGATCAGACAGATTATCACATTGCCCATCATATTGTGAGAGTTCATCAAAAGCGAGAAGCTGCTCTTGCTCCAGCATTCTCTACAGCAGAACTGAAGCGTTATATAGCGTATGCAAAAACTCTTAAACCAAAG CTCACGTCAGATGCCAGAAAACTACTGGTAGACTCTTATGTTGCGCTTCGTAGAGGTGATACAAATCCAGGGAGTAGAGTTGCTTATCGTATGACAGTTAGGCAGTTGGAAGCATTAATCAGGCTGTCAGAGGCCATCGCACGGTGTCATTTGGACAATCAG GTACAACCTCGCCATGTTCGTCTAGCAGTGAAACTGCTGAAAACTTCTATTATAAG TGTGGAGTCTAGTGAGATCGATCTGTCAGAgtttcaagaagaaaatcagAATGCCGGGGCAGCTGGTGGTGTTGGAAATGAAAATAATGGAGATGCTAATGGCGCAGGAGGTGATGGAAATGATAATAGAGATTCTAATGATG CAGGAAATCAAGCAGATGGATCTAACTCCCAGGGAACGAGACAAGCTGACCGAAATGATG GAAATCCAGCGGATGGGTCTAAACCCCAAGCGAAAAAACTCGTTATAAGTGATGAATATTTCCAAAGAGTAACCAGCGCCCTTATCATGCGTCTTAGGCAGCATGAGGAGGCTGCTATGCAAG GAAATGGTTTGGCTGGAATGAGACAAAAAGATTTGATTCAATGGTACGTAGACCAACAAAACGAGAGAAATAACTACAGTTCGATGGAGGAAGTGTCAActgaaatttcaaaaattaaagcTATTATAGAG AGTTTAATTCGCAGAGAAGGTCATTTGATAGTGGTGGATGATGGGCAAGAGGCGGCTGCCGAAGGAGGAGGCGCACCTAGAAATAACCGAATTTTAGCGGTGGCTCCCAATTATGTCGTGGATTGA
- the LOC108321085 gene encoding probable purine permease 4 — MTPSVNNHTSEIEFTHRESEEEVAHLHADSALAMDNNTTMQVHADQKCITNKRYMPLLVINYVCLFVGSLAASLLSKYYFIHKGSSILVSTWVQTAGFPLLIIPISLPYLLKLTNRVPFTDFTPRMLLLSIAIGVMLGFNNLFFSWGNSYLPISTSALLLSSQLVFNLLFSVIIVKQKLTFSNVNCVILLTLSSILLALDSSHETPEGITRKHYFFGFFCTIAAGLMFAFYLPLMEKIYRRVYCYEMVMEMQLVMELAATTLATIGMAGGGGFAKMKEESRMVFDKGCMVYWVTVIGNVVTWQLCFMGTAGMVFLTSSLTGGICMTALLSMNVLGGVLVYKDAFGGFKAISTILCIWGFLSYVYGIYKLNRKEQHKTLTRNKNHIVNIVAN, encoded by the coding sequence ATGACCCCCTCTGTCAATAACCACACAAGTGAAATTGAGTTCACTCATCGTGAAAGTGAAGAAGAGGTAGCACATTTGCATGCAGATTCAGCTCTTGCCATGGACAACAACACAACAATGCAGGTGCATGCAgatcaaaagtgtatcactaaCAAGAGGTACATGCCCCTTTTGGTGATTAACTATGTCTGTCTCTTTGTGGGTTCTCTTGCTGCTAGTTTGCTCTCTAAGTATTATTTCATCCACAAAGGTTCAAGCATTTTGGTTTCAACCTGGGTTCAAACCGCAGGCTTTCCTCTCTTGATCATCCCAATTTCTCTCCCTTATCTCCTTAAACTCACAAACAGGGTGCCCTTCACCGATTTCACTCCAAGAATGTTACTTCTCTCAATTGCAATTGGCGTTATGTTAGGATTCAACAACCTTTTCTTCTCATGGGGAAATTCATATCTTCCCATTTCAACCTCAGCGCTTTTGCTCTCTTCCCAGCTTGTTTTCAACCTTCTCTTCTCTGTCATCATTGTCAAGCAAAAACTAACCTTTTCAAACGTTAACTGTGTCATCCTTCTTACCTTGAGCTCCATCCTCCTAGCCTTGGACTCTAGCCACGAGACACCAGAGGGGATCACACGGAAGCACTACTTCTTTGGATTCTTCTGCACCATAGCCGCAGGCCTGATGTTTGCGTTCTATCTGCCTCTGATGGAGAAGATCTACAGGAGGGTGTATTGCTATGAAATGGTGATGGAAATGCAGCTTGTGATGGAGTTGGCAGCTACAACACTGGCCACAATTGGCATGGCAGGTGGGGGTGGATTTGCTAAGATGAAGGAAGAAAGTAGAATGGTGTTTGACAAGGGATGCATGGTTTATTGGGTGACGGTGATCGGAAATGTGGTGACTTGGCAGCTGTGTTTCATGGGAACTGCAGGAATGGTGTTCTTGACATCTTCTCTGACAGGGGGCATTTGCATGACGGCATTGTTGTCCATGAATGTGTTGGGAGGAGTTCTGGTCTACAAAGATGCATTCGGCGGTTTCAAAGCTATCTCCACCATTCTCTGCATTTGGGGGTTCCTTTCTTATGTCTATGGCATCTACAAACTAAATCGAAAGGAGCAACACAAAACTCTCACCAGGAACAAGAACCACATCGTCAACATTGTGGCTAACTGA